A DNA window from Dethiosulfovibrio faecalis contains the following coding sequences:
- the secA gene encoding preprotein translocase subunit SecA, producing the protein MLGKLKKALGLDPNERALKRYGKMAEEISGLETSVQKLSDQEILGAVEEIKSDLSSLDGQDLRDAMDRHLPRVFAMVREASVRNLGLRHFDVQLMGGVALHEGNIAEMKTGEGKTLVAPLAVVLNALTGRGVHVITVNDYLAKRDASWMEPLYNALGLSVGVIYSFMDPEERRKAYEADITYGTNSEFGFDYLRDNMVLSKTQMVQRGHNFCIVDEVDSILIDEARTPLIISGPSEDSEEPYSRADQIASRLSGVAKDPNEVRPSVLDGQDRPEPDGDFEYDEKERSVALTSRGIAKCEEMLGTPDLFTDMAHADMAHKILQAIKARTLFQRDTHYVVKDGEIVIVDEFTGRLMFGRRYSDGLHQAIEAKEGVKIGKESQTLATITLQNYFRMYRKLAGMTGTAATEAEEFKEIYGLGVVVIPTNRPVVRDDMADQVYRTKTEKFAAVADEIQSISSEGRPILVGTTSVEQSERLAKMLKARKVPHQVLNAKYHERESLIVAQAGRLGAVTVATNMAGRGTDILLGGNPEYLAQEELRKEGSDPNSSPERYEELLESYKKACNEEKAKVLELGGLCILGTERHEARRIDNQLRGRAGRQGDPGSSRFFLSLEDDLLRLFGSERIQGIMGKLGLEEGEAIEHSLLTRAIESAQKKVEQLHYDIRRQLLMYDNVMNRQREAVYDERQRILSDEDVVLHGWEIVGGVVEDVLDRAFPENGEVDPESAKSRLKAIFWPGVEAPLDGVDSLQGLPEAREAILDDMKSRYYDRVEKLGEDVCKDLFRFISLHVLDGSWKEHLLAMDALRQGIGLRAVGQKDPLLEYQFESYSLFQESMSQVRESIAQLLFRVAVVSEERVPRRNQVKESRDLFLPTPGGTPVPGADAGDGRHEPFRRQGRKIGRNEPCPCGSGKKYKNCCGRNA; encoded by the coding sequence TTGTTAGGCAAGTTAAAGAAGGCCCTCGGTTTGGATCCCAACGAGAGGGCCCTGAAGCGCTACGGTAAGATGGCGGAAGAGATAAGCGGTCTGGAAACCTCCGTTCAGAAATTATCCGACCAAGAGATCCTCGGAGCGGTAGAGGAGATCAAGTCCGATCTGTCTTCTCTGGACGGTCAGGATCTTCGAGATGCTATGGATCGCCATCTTCCTCGGGTGTTCGCCATGGTCAGGGAGGCCTCCGTAAGGAATCTGGGACTTCGCCACTTCGACGTGCAGCTCATGGGAGGCGTAGCCCTTCACGAGGGTAACATCGCCGAGATGAAGACCGGAGAGGGAAAGACCCTTGTGGCTCCTCTTGCGGTGGTCCTCAATGCCCTGACCGGCCGGGGTGTCCACGTCATAACGGTGAACGACTATCTGGCGAAGAGGGACGCCTCCTGGATGGAGCCCCTCTATAACGCCTTGGGGCTGTCCGTAGGGGTCATCTATTCCTTCATGGATCCCGAGGAACGTCGAAAGGCCTACGAGGCGGACATCACCTACGGTACCAACAGCGAGTTCGGCTTCGACTACCTTCGAGACAACATGGTGCTCTCCAAGACCCAGATGGTTCAAAGAGGCCATAACTTCTGCATCGTCGACGAGGTGGATTCGATCCTCATCGACGAGGCCAGGACGCCTCTAATAATATCCGGACCATCGGAGGACAGCGAGGAGCCCTACAGCAGGGCGGACCAGATAGCCTCCAGGCTCTCCGGGGTGGCGAAGGATCCCAACGAGGTCAGACCCTCTGTTCTGGACGGTCAGGATAGACCGGAGCCGGACGGAGATTTCGAGTACGACGAAAAAGAGCGTTCCGTGGCCCTGACCTCCCGAGGAATAGCCAAATGCGAGGAGATGCTGGGGACCCCCGATCTTTTTACCGACATGGCCCACGCCGACATGGCCCATAAGATTCTCCAGGCTATCAAGGCCAGAACCCTCTTCCAGAGGGACACCCACTACGTGGTTAAAGACGGCGAGATCGTCATAGTCGACGAGTTCACCGGTCGTCTGATGTTCGGTCGTCGCTATTCCGACGGCCTGCACCAGGCCATAGAGGCCAAGGAAGGGGTCAAGATAGGCAAGGAAAGCCAGACCCTGGCCACCATAACCCTTCAGAACTACTTCCGTATGTACAGAAAACTCGCTGGTATGACCGGTACCGCCGCCACCGAGGCGGAGGAGTTCAAGGAGATATACGGTCTCGGGGTCGTGGTGATACCGACGAACCGTCCTGTGGTCAGGGACGATATGGCCGATCAGGTCTATCGAACCAAGACCGAGAAATTCGCCGCCGTCGCCGACGAGATACAGAGTATATCGTCGGAAGGACGACCGATCCTCGTAGGGACCACGTCGGTGGAGCAGTCCGAGAGGCTGGCGAAAATGCTCAAGGCCAGAAAGGTGCCTCATCAGGTTCTGAACGCGAAGTACCACGAGAGGGAGTCTCTCATAGTGGCTCAGGCGGGGAGGCTGGGAGCCGTTACGGTGGCTACCAACATGGCCGGTAGAGGGACCGACATATTGTTGGGAGGTAATCCGGAGTATCTTGCCCAGGAGGAGCTTCGCAAAGAAGGATCCGACCCCAACTCGTCTCCGGAACGTTACGAGGAGCTTCTGGAAAGCTACAAGAAAGCCTGTAACGAAGAAAAGGCGAAGGTCCTGGAGCTGGGAGGTCTATGTATACTCGGCACGGAGCGTCACGAGGCCAGGCGCATAGACAACCAGCTGAGAGGTCGTGCCGGTCGTCAGGGAGACCCCGGCAGCTCTCGATTCTTCCTCTCTCTGGAGGACGATCTTCTCAGACTCTTTGGGTCGGAGAGAATCCAGGGAATAATGGGCAAGCTGGGGCTGGAGGAGGGGGAGGCCATAGAACATAGCCTCCTGACCAGGGCCATCGAGTCGGCCCAGAAAAAGGTGGAGCAGCTTCATTACGATATACGTCGCCAGCTCCTCATGTACGACAACGTGATGAATCGTCAGAGGGAGGCTGTCTACGACGAGAGACAGAGGATACTCTCCGACGAGGACGTCGTCCTTCATGGATGGGAGATAGTCGGCGGAGTGGTCGAGGACGTCCTGGACCGGGCCTTTCCGGAGAACGGCGAGGTGGATCCTGAGAGCGCAAAAAGTCGTCTGAAAGCTATATTCTGGCCCGGGGTGGAAGCTCCCTTGGACGGGGTGGACAGCCTACAGGGACTCCCGGAAGCCAGGGAAGCCATACTGGACGATATGAAATCCCGTTACTATGATAGGGTGGAGAAGTTGGGCGAGGACGTATGCAAAGATCTGTTCCGTTTCATCTCTCTCCACGTGCTGGACGGCAGCTGGAAGGAACATCTTTTGGCCATGGACGCTCTGAGACAGGGCATAGGGCTCCGGGCGGTCGGTCAGAAGGATCCTTTGTTGGAGTATCAATTCGAGTCTTATTCTTTGTTTCAGGAGTCCATGTCCCAGGTTAGAGAGTCCATAGCCCAGCTACTGTTCCGCGTCGCGGTCGTCTCGGAGGAGAGGGTACCTAGACGTAATCAGGTCAAGGAGAGCAGAGACCTTTTCCTGCCGACCCCGGGAGGAACTCCCGTCCCGGGAGCCGATGCAGGCGACGGTCGTCACGAACCCTTCCGTCGCCAGGGCAGAAAGATAGGGCGAAACGAGCCATGCCCCTGTGGCAGCGGTAAAAAATACAAAAATTGCTGTGGCAGGAACGCTTGA